One window of Mesoplodon densirostris isolate mMesDen1 chromosome 15, mMesDen1 primary haplotype, whole genome shotgun sequence genomic DNA carries:
- the SERPIND1 gene encoding heparin cofactor 2 — translation MQRLLHPLVVSLLLASICGNLSPLGQLDSGGGDLEPEDPRWGQLKSGNLSRPLLPADFHKENTVTNEWIVDGEEDDDYLDLEKIFGEDDDYIDVVDAVSPVDPGTGASSVLQLFPGKSRIQRLNLLNAKFALDLYRALKERVGASDNVFLAPVGVSTAMAMLSLGLRGDTHEQVHAALRFTDFVNASTTYELGTVHNLFRKLTHRLFRRNFGYTLRSVSDLYIQKQVPVLDDFRAKVRQYYFAEVRAADFSDPAFISQTNQHISRLTKGLIRDVLEDMDPATQMMLLNCIYFKGSWVNKFPAEMTHNHNFRLNEQEVVKVPMMQTKGAFLAASDQELDCDVLRLEYMGGISMLVVVPHKLSGMKTLEAQLKPQVVERWQKSMTNRTREVLLPKFKLEKDYNLVEALRSLGVTALFDRNSNMTGISDQRIVIDLFKHQGTIMVDEEGTQAAAVTTVGFMPLSTQVRFSVDRPFLFLVYEHRTGCLLFLGRVANPTRS, via the exons ATGCAGCGCCTGCTGCACCCTCTCGTGGTGTCCCTCCTCCTGGCATCCATATGTGGGAACCTCAGCCCTCTGGGTCAGCTTGATAGCGGAGGGGGAGACCTCGAGCCTGAGGACCCCCGGTGGGGGCAGCTGAAGAGTGGAAACCTGAGCAGACCCCTCCTGCCTGCCGACTTCCACAAGGAGAACACAGTCACCAACGAGTGGATCGTGGACGGGGAAGAGGACGACGACTACCTGGACCTGGAGAAGATCTTCGGGGAGGATGACGACTACATTGACGTCGTGGACGCGGTCTCGCCCGTGGACCCTGGGACTGGCGCCAGCAGCGTGCTCCAGCTCTTCCCGGGCAAGAGCCGCATCCAGCGGCTCAACCTCCTCAACGCCAAGTTCGCCTTAGACCTCTACCGGGCGCTGAAGGAGCGTGTCGGTGCCTCGGACAATGTCTTCCTGGCGCCCGTAGGTGTGTCCACAGCCATGGCCATGCTCTCCCTGGGCCTGCGGGGGGACACCCACGAGCAGGTACACGCTGCCCTGCGTTTCACCGACTTTGTCAACGCCAGCACCACATACGAGCTGGGCACCGTCCACAACCTGTTCCGGAAGCTGACCCACCGCCTCTTCCGGAGGAATTTCGGGTACACGCTGCGGTCCGTCAGTGACCTGTACATTCAGAAGCAAGTTCCAGTCCTGGACGACTTCAGAGCCAAGGTCCGACAGTACTACTTCGCCGAGGTCCGGGCGGCTGACTTCTCTGATCCCGCCTTCATCTCCCAAACCAACCAGCACATCTCGCGGCTCACCAAGGGCCTCATAAGAGACGTACTGGAGGATATGGACCCCGCGACTCAGATGATGCTCCTGAACTGCATCTACTTTAAAG GGTCCTGGGTGAACAAATTCCCAGCGGAAATGACACACAACCACAACTTCCGGCTGAACGAGCAAGAGGTGGTCAAGGTCCCCATGATGCAGACCAAGGGGGCCTTCCTGGCGGCAAGCGACCAGGAGCTGGACTGCGATGTCCTGCGGCTGGAGTACATGGGGGGCATCAGCATGCTGGTGGTGGTCCCGCACAAGCTGTCCGGGATGAAGACCCTCGAGGCCCAGCTGAAACCCCAGGTGGTGGAGAGATGGCAGAAGAGCATGACAAACAG GACACGGGAAGTACTCCTGCCCAAGTTCAAGCTAGAAAAGGACTACAACCTGGTGGAGGCCCTGCGGTCCCTGGGGGTCACAGCGCTGTTCGACAGGAACAGCAATATGACGGGGATCTCGGACCAGAGGATCGTCATCGACCTG TTCAAGCACCAAGGCACCATCATGGTGGACGAGGAGGGTACGCAGGCCGCAGCCGTGACCACCGTGGGGTTCATGCCATTGTCCACCCAGGTCCGCTTCAGCGTCGACCGGCCCTTCCTGTTCCTTGTCTATGAGCACCGCACGGGCTGCCTGCTCTTCCTAGGCCGGGTCGCCAACCCCACCAGGTCTTAG